A single window of Zea mays cultivar B73 chromosome 10, Zm-B73-REFERENCE-NAM-5.0, whole genome shotgun sequence DNA harbors:
- the LOC103642502 gene encoding transmembrane protein 256 homolog yields the protein MRVLQMGAAPMSSDVLVPSVADLANQVADVLDFFGLVVDLQAATDLMLWHKVASVSGVATLGLGTYGAHMFRPKNPAYKEVWLVCHTASLYHLVHTAALLGAPITKRPNVFGGLLTAGIVLFSGTCYTVAYLEDMKFSSPAPLGGFAFIAAWASLLF from the exons ATGAG AGTCCTACAGATGGGAGCAGCTCCAATGTCGTCAGATGTGCTGgtgccatctgttgctgatctcgCTAATCAAGTCGCAGATGTGCTTGATTTCTTCGG ATTAGTGGTTGACCTCCAGGCGGCGACGGATCTGATGTTGTGGCACAAGGTGGCCTCCGTCTCCG GGGTTGCCACTTTGGGGCTCGGTACCTACGGCGCTCACATGTTCCGCCCCAAGAACCCCGCGTACAAAGAGG TTTGGCTGGTTTGCCACACGGCATCCCTGTACCATCTCGTCCACACCGCGGCGCTGCTAGGGGCGCCCATCACCAAGCGCCCCAACGTT TTCGGAGGGCTCCTCACCGCTGGAATCGTGCTCTTCTCTGGAAC GTGCTACACCGTGGCTTATCTTGAAGACATGAAGTTTTCTTCACCGGCACCATTGGGGGGCTTTGCGTTTATTGCTGCTTGGGCTAGCCTCCTCTTCTAA